One window of Ziziphus jujuba cultivar Dongzao chromosome 5, ASM3175591v1 genomic DNA carries:
- the LOC112491962 gene encoding pentatricopeptide repeat-containing protein At4g35850, mitochondrial-like, protein MRLIQSITDCYNSGQRNSLLREVGRRYFSAVSTEEYARRNYASNVSEYNTVIGSLTAQRRHFLLRDVYDDMMLDGVQPTRDTFHSFIVGTMKSSCLQDTFYFSDQMKSMGLVPDVIDEIDGVLGDGKGAVEVILKMVSADKKSDTRKENFPNEENHEST, encoded by the exons ATGAGGCTCATTCAATCAATCACTG attgttataATTCAGGGCAGCGTAATTCACTGCTGCGAGAGGTGGGACGGCGATATTTCAGTGCGGTTTCAACAGAGGAATACGCAAGGAGGAACTATGCAAGCAATGTCTCTGAGTATAACACTGTTATCGGTTCTCTCACCGCACAGAGAAG gcatttcttgctgagagatgtgtatgatgatatgatgctggatggagtacagccaactagggatacattccattcttTCATCGTTGGAACCATGAAAAGCTCTTGCTTGCAGGACACTTTCTACTTTTCTGaccaaatgaaatccatgggtttggtccctgat gtgattgatgaaatagatggagttcttggtgatggcaaaggtgctgtggaggttattctaaagatg GTTTCTGCAGATAAGAAGTCTGATACAAGGAAGgagaattttccaaatgaagaaaatcatgaaagtacatag
- the LOC132803641 gene encoding uncharacterized protein LOC132803641, with amino-acid sequence MHNHSPSSSVQPSSPVAPSFGEQAEEFDAPIEDSNGRKEDDDCTTSFEPIVPGGPYVEDSWALVPYRPLHFGWDIGAFADSPHHDQSAEIEVEDWTHNVGDTSRFSRVYHQSHHVISPYTDPCKKKVKFNLNRHIDASKERAFDEWYRVAPKEATVCTSYMTVGKKFFAELLTSEGWLNSDHIDTILYFI; translated from the exons atgcacaaccattcaccgtcatcttcggttcaaccatcatcccctgtggcaccgtcatttggagagcaagccgaagaatttgatgcacccatagaagattccaatggtaggaaggaggatgatgattgtactacatcgtttgagcctatcgtacctggaggaccctatgtggaggattcctgggctttggtgccatatcggcctttgcatttcgggtgggatatcggtgcttttgctgacagtccacatcatgaccaatcagctgagattgaggtggaagattggacccataacgttggtgatacaagccgattcagtagagtttaccaccagtcacatcacgtcatttctccttacaccgacccgtgtaaaaagaaggtcaaatttaatcttaatcgacatattgatgcatcgaaggagagggcgttcgatgagtggtatagggtggcaccgaaggaagcaaccgtgtgtacatcttatatgacggtgggaaagaaattttttgctgagctacttacctctgaaggatggttgaattccgat catattgacactattttgtatttcatatga
- the LOC132803642 gene encoding uncharacterized protein LOC132803642: MYDMQISKGKELLTRLLDNRTDLKLPELERLFKGTLFVDDWDAVRIALLYFLVHGVLGMDPKVQINRKFIDLVADIEVFNSYPWGILSYKETINSFHNAFQHRGCAVKNKSQYYDLKCFPLAFQLWGFEAIPDFGNQFADRWETRCPRILGWHATSQPNHFAVHNWFTSNSNYIVHWRLDATDEEKTMDYRRTIAVDIHEVRYTSPPLVAPIVGAKDASKAEEHSSGPPDANFRVCNCYLHANLYFICCTNIC, encoded by the exons atgtatgatatgcaaatttccaaaggaaaggagctgctcacgaggttgctagataacaggactgacttgaaactgcccgaactggaacgactattcaagggtacactttttgtggatgattgggatgctgtaagaattgcgttactatatttcttagttcatggtgtactcggaatggatccgaaggttcaaataaatagaaaattcattgatttggttgctgatatcgaggtatttaattcctacccttggggcattctgagctacaaggagacgatcaactcattccacaatgcattccagcatagaggatgtgcagtaaagaataaatcacagtattatgacctaaaatGTTTTCCATTGGcgtttcag ttgtgggggtttgaagcaatccctgattttggtaaccaatttgccgaccggtgggaaacccgttgtccgaggatccttggttggcatgctacaagtcaaccgaaccattttgctgtccataattggttcacctcaaatagcaat tatattgtgcactggaggttagatgctaccgatgaggagaagactatggattaccggcgaacaatagcagttgacatacatgaagttcgctacacgtcacctccacttgtagcaccaatagttggcgctaaagatgcgtccaaagctgaggagcattctagtggccctccagatgctaatttcagggtatgcaattgttacttgcatgcaaatttgtatttcatatgttgtactaatatatgttga
- the LOC107419859 gene encoding protein EARLY STARVATION 1, chloroplastic, translating to MAASSRGFATQLDFKLRRLGFHHPLHRDNNNVSAFRKRRRVNFEGDRVVVSRISCCCSDSVLPIRRATGTGKSVEKSDEWRFDSKKIRRSVRIQASPALPFASPQSLFISKQEKFYPRCSQRNSGPQSRDTPPKRDTGIANEKDWGINLLNENVNESGTNEDGSTWYRESGEDLGDNGYRCRWTRMGGRCHDGSSEWRETWWEKSDWTGYKELGVEKSGKNAEGDSWWETWQEVLHQDEWSNIARIERSAQKQAKSGTENAGWYEKWWEKYDAKGWTEKGAHKYGRLNEQSWWEKWGEHYDGGSVIKWTDKWAETELGTKWGDKWEEKFFAGIGSRQGETWHVSPSGERWSRTWGEEHFGNGKVHKYGKSTTGESWDIVVDEETYYEAEPHYGWAEVVGDSSQLLSIKPRERPPGVFPNLDFGSSPPPAEEPPKEPPPRQ from the exons ATGGCGGCAAGCTCCAGAGGTTTCGCGACTCAGTTAGACTTCAAACTCAGACGACTCGGTTTTCATCATCCACTGCATCGTGATAATAACAATGTCTCGGCGTTCAGGAAGCGGAGGAGGGTGAACTTTGAGGGCGACCGAGTCGTGGTGAGTCGAATTAGTTGCTGCTGTTCGGACTCGGTACTTCCGATTCGGAGAGCCACCGGAACTGGTAAGAGCGTTGAGAAGTCCGACGAGTGGCGGTTCGATTCCAAGAAAATCCGTCGCAGTGTTCGAATCCAGGCTTCCCCTGCATTGCCCTTTGCTTCACCTCA ATCTCTTTTCATATCCAAGCAAGAAAAGTTTTATCCTCGCTGTAGCCAGCGAAATTCCGGTCCACAGTCCCGTGACACGCCACCAAAAAGAG ACACTGGAATTGCGAATGAAAAGGATTGGGGCATCAACCtgttaaatgaaaatgttaatgaatcTGGAACTAATGAAGACGGCAGTACTTGGTACCGAGAAAGTGGGGAGGACTTGGGTGACAATGGATACAGATGTAGATGGACAAGGATGGGTGGCCGCTGCCATGATGGTTCTTCAGAATGGAGAGAAACG TGGTGGGAGAAAAGTGATTGGACTGGATACAAAGAGCTAG GTGTTGAGAAATCTGGTAAAAATGCTGAAGGGGATTCATGGTGGGAAACATGGCAAGAGGTTCTTCATCAAGATGAATGGAG TAACATAGCAAGGATAGAGAGGAGTGCACAAAAACAAGCAAAATCAGGCACTGAAAATGCTGGATGGTACGAAAAATG gTGGGAGAAGTACGATGCTAAAGGATGGACTGAGAAAGGAGCACATAAATATGGTAGACTTAATGAGCAATCATGGTGGGAAAAGTGGGGAGAGCATTATGATGGAGGATCTGTTATCAAATG GACAGATAAATGGGCCGAGACTGAACTTGGAACCAAATGGGGAGACAAGTGGGAAGAGAAGTTCTTTGCAGGCATAGGATCGCGACAAGGGGAGACATGGCATGTATCTCCCAGTGGTGAAC GTTGGTCAAGGACATGGGGAGAAGAACACTTCGGAAATGG TAAAGTGCACAAATATGGGAAGAGCACAACAGGTGAAAGCTGGGATATTGTTGTGGACGAGGAAACGTATTACGA GGCTGAACCTCATTACGGATGGGCGGAAGTTGTGGGTGATTCAAGCCAGTTGCTATCGATAAAACCCCGAGAAAGGCCACCTGGGGTCTTTCCAAATTTGGACTTTGGATCGTCTCCACCTCCAGCTGAAGAACCCCCGAAGGAACCTCCACCTAGGCAATGA